The Levilactobacillus namurensis genomic interval TAACGGGATAATCATTTTCGTCAGCCTTACCGGGTGGTCAGACAGGGCTAGACACCCGGTAAGGCGATTAATCCGTCACACCCCCATTGGTCATCGCCTCAACTCGGTGGCCAATGGAACACTTCTTAGACTTAAAACGGCGCCGGGAAAACATCCCAGGCGCCGTTTTTTGCGTCGTTGTTGCCACTCTGCCCAAAATTAAAGCCCCACTTCCGGTCTGGAAGTGGGGCTTTGCTAGCTCGCAGTCTAGTGAGAATTAGTCTTCGTCATCGTCGTCATCATCGTCTTCATCCAGGCCGTCGCGGGCATCGTTGCCTAAGAGGGCTTGGAGCTCCCGGATGATGTGGTTATTGGTCCCCCGCAAGTCGGCTAAGAAGGCTGCAAGCGCTGGCCGTTCCTCTTTTTCGGCTAACTTGATGGCCCGGTCGATGAAGAGGTTGTGGGTGTCGGCGTCGTGGACCAGTTCGTTAACTTGGTCTTCAGCACTGTAGTACTTCTTGTCGCCGCCTTCTTGGAGCATGTTGTACTCGTGGTACTCCTGGGTGGTGGTCGAGACGATTTCACCCTCATCGAGTAACAGTTCGCCTAAGGCGTCGAATTGACGCCGGTAAGTGGCGATGTACTCGGTCAGCAGTTGCCGAACGCTTAGGGCTAACGGCCCCTTAACGGACCAGCGAACTTGGTGGAACTTCACGATGGAGATGTGTAAGTTAGCCAGGATGTGGTTGGTCATGGCCCCAGCAGTTGGGACGTGGTGGTCGTGTTCAGTTTTGGCTTGTTCAGCAGCGTAGCGGTCTTCAATAGTAGTGGTCATTGGGAGATAACTTCCTTTCGTTTTGGCGAGATTAGAGGGCTTTTACTTTAGAACTCTTGACGGTGTAGCCTAAGTCGGTGACCAAGTTAGCCAGGTCGTCGGCGTTAGTTTCACTGTCGTCGAATTCAGCTTTGATTTTGCTGGCGTTAAACAGGACTTTGACGTTCTTCACGCCATCGTGCTTACCTAAGGCACCTTCGATCTTAGTCATGCAAGATGGGCAAGTCAGGTCTCCTAATTTCATGGTTACTTTATTCATAATGAATTCCTCCTGTCTTGATTACATAAGTTAGTATACGGTCGGCTGACCAGAAAATACTTGACTTAAATCAAGTTGTCGAAAAAAGTTGCTTTTTTGCGCGATTAATTTTAAAAAGCGGAAAATTCACCGGCTGATTAGTTTGGGAATGGCGCCGAGTAGGTGTTTCGCTTTCCCGGTAATTATGCGACAATAAAGCCAATTAGATGAAAGAATAAGTGAGGGAACAACATGTTTAAAACCAAGCAAGAAGTGAGTCTCTTTGGGATTCTTGCCGCGACCTTACTCCTGAACGCTGCGGCGGCGTGTATGTGGCCCTTGACCACGGTGTATATGCATAATCAACTCCACCAAACGCTGGCCTTAGCGGGAGTCGCGCTCCTGGGAATGTCCCTGTGTATGATTCTAGGCAACTGGCTGGGGGGCTGGTTGTTCGATAACTGGTCACCGTTTAAGTCCGGCTTGTTGGGGACGGTCTGTTCGTTGGTGCCGATGGTCACGCTGATCTTCTTCCACGGGTGGCCGATCTTCGGCATCCTGTTGCTGTTCATTGGCTTGGGCGACGGAATCGTGATGACCGTGGTCAACTCGTATGCGGCCAACGTCAAAACGATTGCCAGCCGGAAAGTGTTTAACTACCTCTATATTGGGATGAACTTGGGGGTCGTGATTGGGACCCTGATGGTGGGGTACCTGATGGACCACGGGGTCGTCTTGGTCTTCTCGGTCGCGGCTGTCTTCTACCTGATTCAACTGGTGATCTTGCTGGCGGACTTCCGGGTCAACCTAGTCACCGAAAAGGCTGAACGGGTAGCGGGGCCGGCCAAACCCGCCCATCTCCGGTTGATTTGGCTGATTGCGTTGATGGTCTTCTGCCTGTACCTGAGTTACTCGTTGTGGGAGAGTGTCATCTCGGTCCACATGACCGACCTAGGGATTTCTTTTGAGAAGTACAGTCTGTTATGGACGTTAAACGGTTTGATGATCGTCTTCGGCCAACCCCTGGTCAACCGCCTGGGTGCGAATTTAAAACTCAGTACCCAGATTTTCACGGGAACGTTGATCTTTGTCCTGTCCTTCTTAATCCTGGTGTTTGCGAAGAGTTACGCGACGTTCGTGGTGACCATGATTATCCTGACGGTGGGAGAAATGACTGGGTTCCCGGGGATGCCGGCCTGGATCGACAGTCTGGCGGGGAACAATGATAAGGGGAAGTACCAAGGCCTCTACAACATGGCGATTTCCTTCGGTCGGGCCGTGGGACCCCTCTACGGTGGCCTGTTGATCGAGTATGGCAGTTATCAATCGCTGTTCTGGTCGGTCACGGCTATCATGTTGCTGTCCTTAGCCGCCGTGATGGTGCACAACCGGCAGATTCGCCACCGCCGGATCAAGCAAGACTAAGGATAATGATAATAAAACTGGCTGCTTAATTGGATGCTGGTCTAAAAAAATAGAGCCGGAGATGAAGTTCTCCGGCTCTATTTTTTGGCGTTCTAAACGTACGATCAAAGACAAATTGTGGTCATCCCCCGCCTTACCGGTTGGGCCTGAAGAGGCTGGAACGTAGTGGGCACGACTTGGCGCCCTGAAAGTCCCAGGTCTCCAAGCTCGGCCTTTGGGTAATCCGGGAAGGAACCCCGAATAACCCAGACGACACTACTGAGCCTCTTCAGGCCCAACCTCACGGCTAAATTGAGTGTCCTCAAAACAGTGTTTCCTGATGCTTGACGATTTTATTCACGCAAACGGCCACTGGACCTTATCCCGTTTAGGATGAGGCTGTTTACTGATTATAATCGTCAGCAATACACTTGGGGACCGCGGTCTGTTGGCGAATCATGTTCTGCTATGGGTTTACACGACTGTAAGCCGGGAGGACGGCCAGACAAG includes:
- a CDS encoding DNA starvation/stationary phase protection protein, producing MTTTIEDRYAAEQAKTEHDHHVPTAGAMTNHILANLHISIVKFHQVRWSVKGPLALSVRQLLTEYIATYRRQFDALGELLLDEGEIVSTTTQEYHEYNMLQEGGDKKYYSAEDQVNELVHDADTHNLFIDRAIKLAEKEERPALAAFLADLRGTNNHIIRELQALLGNDARDGLDEDDDDDDDED
- a CDS encoding heavy-metal-associated domain-containing protein, whose product is MNKVTMKLGDLTCPSCMTKIEGALGKHDGVKNVKVLFNASKIKAEFDDSETNADDLANLVTDLGYTVKSSKVKAL
- a CDS encoding MFS transporter, translating into MFKTKQEVSLFGILAATLLLNAAAACMWPLTTVYMHNQLHQTLALAGVALLGMSLCMILGNWLGGWLFDNWSPFKSGLLGTVCSLVPMVTLIFFHGWPIFGILLLFIGLGDGIVMTVVNSYAANVKTIASRKVFNYLYIGMNLGVVIGTLMVGYLMDHGVVLVFSVAAVFYLIQLVILLADFRVNLVTEKAERVAGPAKPAHLRLIWLIALMVFCLYLSYSLWESVISVHMTDLGISFEKYSLLWTLNGLMIVFGQPLVNRLGANLKLSTQIFTGTLIFVLSFLILVFAKSYATFVVTMIILTVGEMTGFPGMPAWIDSLAGNNDKGKYQGLYNMAISFGRAVGPLYGGLLIEYGSYQSLFWSVTAIMLLSLAAVMVHNRQIRHRRIKQD